From the Desulfarculaceae bacterium genome, one window contains:
- a CDS encoding 2-hydroxyacyl-CoA dehydratase yields MSSPRLLGLTSTIPVEVALAGGWTPVDLNNRFITHPDPASLVQRAEDLGLPRTLCAWIKGMYAWCLAHPEVGAIVGITRGDCSNTHGLMELLSREGRSIMPFDYPDAGDRAGLERSLARLATALGADLDRAEEMRAGLEPLRDDLECLDHLTWQEGKVTGAENHLWLVSASDFDGDSDDFAARLRVFLAEAEARPLREPRVRLGLLGVPPIMNGLHQALEEMGAAVVFNEVPRQFAMLPGEGGHPKSLTEQYRRYTYPYEVGGRIADIKREAARRGLHGLIHYTQTFCWRQMQDAPLRQELDLPLLTLEGDRVGPIDGRTRLRLEAFVEVLG; encoded by the coding sequence TTGTCCTCCCCCCGCCTGCTGGGCCTCACCTCCACCATACCCGTGGAAGTGGCCCTGGCCGGGGGCTGGACCCCGGTGGACCTTAACAACCGCTTCATCACCCATCCCGACCCGGCCTCGCTGGTGCAGCGGGCCGAGGACCTGGGTTTGCCCCGCACCCTCTGCGCCTGGATCAAGGGCATGTACGCCTGGTGCCTGGCTCACCCCGAGGTGGGCGCCATCGTGGGCATCACCCGGGGCGACTGCTCCAACACCCACGGCCTCATGGAGCTACTCTCCCGCGAGGGGCGCTCCATAATGCCCTTTGACTATCCCGACGCGGGCGACCGGGCCGGTTTGGAGCGCTCCCTGGCCCGCTTGGCCACGGCCCTGGGCGCGGACTTGGACCGGGCCGAAGAGATGCGCGCCGGGCTCGAGCCCCTGCGCGACGACCTGGAGTGCCTGGACCACCTGACCTGGCAAGAGGGCAAGGTCACTGGGGCGGAGAACCATCTTTGGCTGGTGAGCGCCAGCGACTTTGATGGCGACTCCGATGATTTCGCCGCGCGCCTGCGAGTCTTTCTGGCCGAGGCCGAGGCCCGCCCCCTGCGCGAGCCCCGGGTGCGCCTGGGCCTGTTGGGCGTGCCGCCCATCATGAACGGCCTGCACCAGGCCCTGGAGGAAATGGGCGCGGCGGTGGTGTTCAACGAGGTCCCCCGCCAGTTCGCCATGCTGCCCGGCGAGGGGGGCCACCCGAAAAGCCTGACCGAGCAATACCGGCGCTACACCTACCCCTACGAGGTAGGCGGGCGCATCGCGGACATTAAGCGCGAGGCCGCCCGCCGGGGCCTGCACGGCCTTATCCACTACACCCAGACCTTCTGCTGGCGGCAGATGCAGGACGCGCCCCTGCGCCAAGAGCTGGACCTGCCCCTGCTCACCCTGGAAGGCGACCGGGTGGGGCCTATTGACGGGCGCACCCGCCTCAGGCTGGAGGCCTTTGTGGAGGTGCTGGGCTGA
- the recO gene encoding DNA repair protein RecO: protein MLPPATRGLVLRLRSLGESDLLVDLFTRRLGRLTAVAKGGKRSKQRFFGVLLAGHLLEMDLAPTKSADLWRLESARVLAAHVGLRADYRRLMASGPVLELLLRATPVQAPQPGALELAQATLGRMEKASDPAELGSALVIFLARLLELLGYGLNLDSCLLCGRPHTGAGGGRLSLGGGLTCPACPPGQRDHPAPAGLIKSLRAAVSLEPAALGRLRLPMDQVSGALAFLGEFWQEIVGNDLPSLGLAARSLAKR from the coding sequence GTGTTGCCTCCGGCTACGCGGGGCCTGGTGCTGCGCCTGCGCTCCCTGGGCGAGAGCGACCTCTTGGTGGACCTGTTCACCCGCCGCCTGGGCCGCCTCACCGCCGTGGCCAAGGGCGGCAAGCGCTCCAAGCAGCGCTTCTTCGGGGTGCTCCTGGCCGGGCACTTGCTGGAGATGGACCTGGCCCCCACCAAAAGCGCGGACTTGTGGCGCCTGGAGAGCGCCAGGGTTTTGGCCGCCCACGTGGGCCTGCGGGCCGACTACCGCCGCCTCATGGCCTCGGGCCCGGTGCTGGAGCTATTGCTCAGGGCCACGCCGGTGCAGGCCCCCCAGCCCGGAGCCCTGGAGCTGGCCCAGGCCACCTTGGGGCGCATGGAAAAGGCCAGCGACCCGGCGGAGCTGGGCTCGGCCCTGGTCATATTCCTGGCCCGCCTCCTGGAGCTGTTAGGCTATGGCCTGAACCTGGACTCCTGCCTGCTCTGCGGACGCCCCCACACCGGAGCTGGCGGTGGCCGCCTCAGCCTGGGCGGAGGCCTCACCTGCCCGGCCTGCCCGCCTGGGCAGCGCGACCACCCCGCCCCGGCGGGGCTGATCAAATCCCTGCGCGCCGCCGTGAGCCTGGAGCCCGCCGCCTTGGGACGCCTGCGCCTGCCCATGGATCAGGTTTCCGGGGCGTTGGCCTTTTTAGGCGAGTTCTGGCAGGAGATCGTGGGCAACGACCTGCCCAGCCTGGGGCTGGCCGCGCGCAGCCTGGCGAAAAGATGA
- a CDS encoding acetate--CoA ligase family protein: MKQFFYPDSVAILGVSPRPGNMGRNIFKNLQNQGFAGEIYLVNPKGGELEGRTLYPSAADLPEAPDMAVILTPAATVPGLMEDLGQRGCKRVVIESGGFSELDSGRGDLEEQIKATAAKYGMRFIGPNCIGVICTDSGVSVPFPLLDRPAMRGGLSIMAQSGGIGLTYLHAASVSKVGVAKFCSMGNKLNVNERDLLSYLIEDPQTKSILLYLESIVDGRALYELIRSTDKPVVVHKSNVGELSHGIASSHTSALANDDAIVDAALKQAGAIRVHTVHECLQVIKGLSLPKPKGRRLAIISRSGGHAVVAADAAYRHNMELPTLPPEYLKPIQEATRASVINLQNPLDLGDLFKFEIYVDILKGALSLPDIDGVVMVHGYRGPEVEGSRKFVAKVGELCRETDKPVALALLVDAEEAIVAAELATIPVFPFAEEAVAALAASEEAGKVGPESEASCSGGFDRRLVQQLTASAGPDGWLELPESLHVLNGAGIPVAPFVAALDPEDAVHAAASLGYPVVLKAVGGGELLHKTESGGVVLNLQTPEELRAAAEKMMAELKPSRLLVMNHITGGQELILGIKRDPSFGPVVLLGLGGTAAEALGDVSLRLAPVDDKEAGQMMDQLKGARLLKGFRGALPVKRPAVLEAVMRLSILAAQVPGIVELDVNPLLAGPGGVMAVDARVRISPEGSAPLC, encoded by the coding sequence ATGAAGCAGTTCTTCTATCCTGACTCGGTGGCCATCCTGGGCGTTTCTCCCCGTCCGGGCAACATGGGCCGCAACATCTTCAAGAACCTGCAAAACCAGGGCTTCGCCGGCGAGATCTATCTGGTCAACCCCAAGGGCGGCGAGCTGGAAGGCCGCACCCTATACCCCTCGGCGGCCGATCTGCCCGAAGCGCCCGACATGGCGGTGATCCTCACCCCGGCGGCCACGGTGCCCGGCCTCATGGAGGACCTGGGGCAGCGGGGCTGCAAGCGGGTGGTCATCGAGAGCGGCGGCTTCAGCGAGCTGGATTCGGGGCGCGGCGATCTGGAAGAGCAGATCAAGGCCACGGCCGCCAAGTACGGCATGCGCTTCATCGGGCCCAACTGCATCGGAGTCATCTGCACCGACTCCGGGGTCTCGGTACCTTTCCCCCTGCTGGACCGCCCCGCCATGCGCGGCGGGCTGTCCATCATGGCCCAGAGCGGCGGCATCGGCCTTACCTATCTGCACGCGGCCTCGGTCTCCAAGGTGGGGGTGGCCAAGTTCTGCTCCATGGGCAACAAGCTCAACGTGAACGAGCGCGACCTGCTCTCCTATCTCATCGAGGACCCCCAGACCAAGTCCATCCTGCTCTACCTGGAGTCCATCGTGGACGGCCGGGCGCTCTACGAGCTGATCCGCTCCACGGATAAGCCGGTGGTGGTGCACAAGTCCAACGTGGGCGAGCTGAGCCACGGCATCGCCAGCAGCCATACCTCGGCCCTGGCCAACGATGACGCCATCGTGGACGCGGCCCTGAAGCAGGCCGGGGCCATCCGGGTGCACACGGTGCACGAGTGCCTCCAGGTGATCAAGGGCCTGAGCCTGCCCAAACCCAAGGGACGCCGCCTGGCCATCATCTCCCGCTCCGGAGGCCACGCGGTGGTGGCTGCGGACGCGGCCTATCGCCACAACATGGAGCTGCCCACCCTGCCGCCCGAATATCTGAAGCCCATCCAGGAGGCCACCCGCGCCTCGGTCATCAACCTGCAAAACCCGCTGGACCTGGGCGACCTGTTCAAGTTCGAGATCTACGTGGACATCCTCAAGGGCGCCCTGTCCCTGCCCGACATAGACGGCGTGGTGATGGTGCACGGCTATCGCGGCCCCGAGGTGGAGGGCTCGCGCAAGTTCGTGGCCAAGGTGGGCGAGCTGTGCCGCGAAACGGACAAGCCGGTGGCCCTGGCCCTGCTGGTGGATGCGGAGGAGGCCATCGTGGCCGCCGAGTTGGCCACCATCCCGGTGTTCCCCTTTGCCGAGGAGGCGGTCGCGGCCCTGGCCGCATCCGAAGAGGCGGGCAAGGTAGGGCCCGAGAGCGAGGCCTCCTGCTCCGGCGGTTTCGACCGCAGGCTGGTGCAGCAGCTGACCGCCTCGGCCGGGCCGGACGGCTGGCTGGAGCTGCCCGAATCGCTGCACGTCCTGAACGGCGCGGGCATCCCGGTGGCTCCTTTCGTGGCCGCCCTGGACCCCGAGGACGCGGTGCACGCGGCCGCTTCCCTGGGCTACCCGGTGGTGCTCAAGGCGGTGGGTGGCGGCGAGCTGTTGCACAAGACCGAGTCCGGCGGCGTGGTCTTGAATCTGCAAACCCCGGAGGAGCTGCGCGCCGCGGCCGAGAAAATGATGGCCGAGCTGAAGCCCAGCCGCTTGCTGGTGATGAACCACATCACCGGCGGCCAGGAGCTGATCCTGGGCATCAAGCGCGATCCCAGCTTCGGGCCGGTGGTGCTCTTGGGCCTGGGTGGCACGGCGGCCGAGGCCCTGGGCGACGTGAGCCTGCGCCTGGCTCCGGTGGACGACAAGGAAGCGGGCCAGATGATGGACCAGCTCAAGGGAGCCCGCCTGCTCAAGGGCTTCCGGGGCGCCCTCCCGGTCAAGCGCCCCGCTGTTCTGGAGGCGGTGATGCGCCTTTCCATCCTGGCCGCCCAGGTGCCGGGAATCGTGGAGCTGGATGTGAACCCCCTCTTGGCCGGTCCCGGCGGGGTCATGGCCGTGGACGCCCGGGTGCGCATCAGCCCCGAGGGCTCCGCGCCCCTCTGCTAG